A DNA window from Synergistota bacterium contains the following coding sequences:
- a CDS encoding ATP-binding protein, whose translation MCLKVGNVSGLKPITPYDFWIRIDIEESSSLPVKMVQIDDMVRIEFSYERFKKITAYGVIVEIETRWDRDGMKGFEEALIASKKSFALPVYLARVIITRLEPFVSVPPPAGTPAYLVDEGETDEVYGFSSLKEKNRALPVGILLNGGVAYLDLAYILGDNGAHINISGVSGVAAKTSYATFLLYSLLKTGERLALEDPSKRDLANSRAIVFNVKGEGLLFLDEWNAEWLESPRREEWEKMFEKMGLPPEPFKNVKFYAPAKSRSSEADVSHRIYGVNVFGWDILDIIRLNLLELMFDPEELSRNVNLQLAVSALSDILEENYRRLVFQALEELPRLRSRYKVDIDSLTEDEKVRLYLKVCGREPDLVLDEFDIPPTFGALIDFVKRDDIRNRLESEEELEGKTIKAMARRLRAARKLDLNRIWKPIEALEIGGIVREYKPPSYWIEWDRPGGITVVDIAKLRYRAQVFVVGAILKEVLNSKESAGRPEPVFIFLDELNKYAPRMGGGPLGAIFRDIAERGRSFRIIMIGAEQTASEVDYRVITQASTMVVGHQKVAELKKDEYAHLVSAQREKASTLLQGELIVDQPFLRVPMTVRFPLTPWATREDAHRPLGKDSSESLEDFY comes from the coding sequence ATATGCTTGAAAGTAGGTAATGTCAGTGGTTTAAAGCCTATAACGCCTTATGACTTCTGGATTAGGATCGATATCGAGGAGAGCTCCAGCTTGCCAGTAAAGATGGTTCAGATCGATGATATGGTGAGAATTGAGTTTAGTTACGAGCGCTTTAAGAAGATAACTGCTTATGGCGTTATCGTGGAGATAGAAACGAGATGGGATCGAGATGGCATGAAGGGGTTTGAGGAGGCGCTTATCGCCTCGAAGAAAAGCTTTGCTCTTCCCGTTTATCTCGCACGGGTGATAATAACAAGGTTAGAGCCCTTCGTTTCGGTTCCCCCGCCGGCAGGGACTCCTGCTTATCTCGTTGATGAGGGGGAAACCGATGAGGTTTATGGTTTCTCTTCTCTCAAGGAGAAAAATCGTGCTCTCCCCGTAGGGATTCTTCTTAATGGAGGGGTAGCGTATCTCGATTTGGCTTATATACTTGGAGATAACGGTGCCCATATTAACATATCTGGTGTATCGGGAGTAGCTGCGAAGACATCATATGCTACCTTTTTACTCTATTCTCTTCTTAAAACGGGAGAGAGGCTTGCTCTTGAAGATCCCTCTAAGAGAGATCTTGCTAACTCAAGGGCTATAGTATTTAATGTTAAGGGAGAAGGATTGCTCTTTCTGGATGAGTGGAATGCAGAGTGGCTTGAAAGCCCTCGAAGGGAAGAATGGGAAAAGATGTTTGAAAAAATGGGGCTTCCCCCGGAACCATTTAAAAATGTGAAGTTTTATGCCCCTGCAAAAAGCAGAAGCTCTGAAGCAGATGTTTCTCACAGGATTTATGGCGTTAATGTGTTTGGATGGGATATACTTGATATAATAAGATTGAATCTGCTTGAGCTTATGTTTGATCCGGAAGAACTTTCAAGGAATGTAAATCTTCAGCTTGCTGTCTCAGCACTCTCTGATATACTTGAGGAGAACTATAGGCGTCTTGTTTTTCAGGCTTTGGAAGAGCTTCCACGGCTCAGGAGTAGATATAAGGTTGATATTGATTCCCTTACCGAGGATGAGAAAGTCAGGCTTTATTTGAAGGTCTGTGGAAGAGAGCCTGACCTTGTTTTAGACGAGTTTGATATCCCTCCAACTTTTGGAGCGCTTATAGACTTTGTTAAAAGGGATGATATCAGGAATAGGCTCGAGTCTGAGGAGGAGCTTGAGGGAAAGACCATCAAGGCCATGGCGAGGAGATTAAGAGCGGCAAGAAAGCTCGATCTGAACAGGATCTGGAAGCCTATAGAGGCTCTGGAAATAGGGGGGATCGTTCGAGAGTATAAACCTCCCTCATACTGGATAGAATGGGATCGCCCAGGCGGAATCACGGTTGTAGATATCGCAAAGCTCAGGTATAGGGCTCAGGTCTTTGTCGTTGGTGCTATCCTTAAGGAAGTGCTGAACTCTAAGGAAAGTGCGGGAAGGCCCGAGCCGGTGTTTATCTTTCTCGATGAGCTTAACAAATATGCTCCCCGGATGGGAGGAGGTCCCTTGGGGGCCATATTCAGAGATATAGCGGAGCGTGGTAGGTCCTTCAGAATAATAATGATAGGCGCGGAGCAGACGGCTTCCGAGGTAGATTATAGAGTTATAACGCAAGCTTCAACCATGGTTGTAGGCCATCAAAAGGTAGCCGAACTCAAGAAGGATGAGTATGCCCATCTTGTTTCTGCCCAAAGAGAAAAAGCTTCAACGCTTCTTCAAGGGGAGCTCATAGTGGATCAGCCTTTCTTAAGAGTGCCAATGACGGTGAGGTTTCCGTTGACGCCTTGGGCAACGCGAGAGGATGCTCATCGTCCCTTGGGAAAGGATTCTTCTGAGAGCTTGGAGGACTTTTATTGA
- a CDS encoding MBL fold metallo-hydrolase produces MRIEWLGHACFLIKTSQGVRIITDPYDPSVGYPLIKDEADIVLVSHDHFDHNYVDGVRGNPFVITTPDLRTVKGIKISGVELFHDKSGGRERGKIVAFIIDADGLRLVHLGDLGHVPTPAQISSFGRVDVLFVPVGGYYTIDGAEARRLISELNPRITIPMHFKTPVLNFPIDGVEPFISGLKNVEVLDKSWVDVDPASLPKEPKIIVLQYRKA; encoded by the coding sequence GTGAGGATTGAGTGGCTTGGGCATGCTTGTTTTCTTATAAAGACATCTCAGGGGGTAAGGATAATAACCGATCCATATGATCCTTCTGTCGGATATCCTTTGATAAAGGATGAGGCTGATATAGTTCTCGTGAGTCATGATCACTTTGATCATAATTACGTGGATGGGGTTAGAGGTAATCCATTTGTGATAACCACACCAGACCTAAGGACTGTTAAGGGAATTAAGATTTCAGGCGTTGAGCTATTCCACGATAAATCGGGAGGCAGAGAAAGAGGAAAAATAGTGGCTTTTATTATAGACGCTGATGGTTTAAGATTGGTTCATCTTGGTGATCTTGGTCATGTTCCGACGCCAGCTCAGATTTCGAGCTTTGGCAGAGTAGATGTTCTTTTCGTTCCTGTTGGAGGCTACTATACCATAGATGGTGCTGAGGCTCGCAGGCTCATCTCTGAGCTAAATCCAAGGATAACTATACCAATGCACTTTAAGACGCCTGTTTTGAACTTTCCCATAGATGGGGTTGAGCCTTTTATTTCTGGTCTTAAAAACGTTGAGGTACTTGATAAAAGCTGGGTGGATGTAGATCCTGCTTCTCTCCCAAAGGAACCTAAGATAATAGTTCTTCAATATCGCAAAGCTTAG
- the prfB gene encoding peptide chain release factor 2: MSSLEREKRELERRLSSPEFWKNSEEAQKAGKRLREIESALSALGVIEERIGNIQAIIDLLREEYDGALSEELAQELSLLERDVVLWERRVFLSEDFDKSNAILSIHPGAGGTESQDWAYMLLRMYMRWAEDKGFRVKVLEYQEAEDAGIKSATILVEGEYAYGLLKGENGVHRLVRISPFDASRRRHTSFASVEVIPEISEDVEVEIKEEDLKIETFRASGRGGQYVNTTDTAVRITHLPTGIVVSCQNERSQYQNKMTALKILKSRLYELERRKKMEEIEKLKGEKKEIAWGNQIRSYVFHPYTLVKDHRTGLETSSALKVIDGDLDPFIEAYLRWSAMRERREAS; the protein is encoded by the coding sequence ATAAGCTCCCTTGAGCGTGAAAAGAGGGAGCTTGAAAGGAGGTTATCATCGCCCGAATTTTGGAAAAACTCTGAAGAGGCGCAGAAAGCAGGAAAGCGCTTAAGAGAGATAGAGAGTGCTCTAAGTGCTTTAGGCGTTATAGAGGAACGCATAGGGAATATTCAGGCAATTATTGATCTTTTGAGAGAGGAGTATGATGGTGCGCTAAGCGAAGAGCTTGCGCAGGAGCTCAGTCTGCTTGAAAGGGATGTCGTTTTGTGGGAAAGGAGGGTCTTTCTTTCGGAGGATTTTGATAAATCTAACGCTATTTTGTCAATTCACCCTGGTGCTGGAGGAACGGAATCCCAGGACTGGGCTTATATGCTTTTAAGGATGTATATGCGATGGGCTGAGGATAAGGGTTTTAGAGTAAAGGTTCTTGAGTACCAAGAGGCAGAGGATGCAGGAATAAAGAGTGCTACGATACTCGTGGAGGGAGAATATGCTTATGGGCTTCTTAAAGGGGAGAATGGTGTTCACAGGCTGGTGAGAATTTCTCCCTTTGATGCTTCTCGAAGAAGGCACACTTCCTTTGCATCGGTTGAGGTTATTCCGGAAATCTCAGAAGATGTTGAGGTAGAGATAAAAGAGGAGGATCTCAAGATAGAGACTTTCAGGGCAAGTGGACGCGGGGGACAATATGTCAACACGACCGACACCGCTGTTAGGATAACTCATCTTCCAACGGGAATAGTGGTTTCCTGTCAAAATGAAAGATCGCAATATCAAAATAAGATGACGGCATTGAAGATACTGAAGAGCAGATTATACGAGCTTGAGAGAAGAAAGAAGATGGAAGAGATAGAGAAGCTTAAAGGAGAAAAGAAAGAGATAGCATGGGGAAATCAAATAAGGTCGTATGTGTTTCATCCCTATACGCTTGTTAAGGATCATAGAACCGGTTTGGAGACGAGCAGCGCTCTTAAGGTTATAGATGGGGATCTTGATCCGTTCATAGAGGCTTATCTCAGGTGGTCCGCGATGAGAGAGAGGAGGGAAGCTTCTTGA
- the lptB gene encoding LPS export ABC transporter ATP-binding protein, protein MALLCGEGLVKIYRGREVVKDISLCVNEGEIVGLLGPNGAGKTTTFYMIVGLVKPDQGKVLLDEVDITAMPMYRRAKVGIAYLPQEPSIFRGLTVRENLLLAMEGMGVPLNKRKKLLFRILEEFGLEDIADYKGFSLSGGERRRVEIARAMVGAPLFLLLDEPFSGIDPITVYDIQQMIISLKERGIGILLTDHNVRETLSITDRAYLIHQGRIVIEGEPGSIAKSKIARKLYLGEKFVW, encoded by the coding sequence ATGGCGCTACTTTGTGGAGAGGGACTTGTAAAGATCTATCGTGGAAGAGAGGTTGTCAAGGATATATCGCTTTGCGTAAATGAGGGAGAAATAGTGGGATTGCTCGGTCCAAATGGAGCGGGGAAGACTACCACATTCTATATGATTGTGGGACTCGTTAAGCCTGACCAAGGGAAGGTCTTGCTCGATGAGGTGGATATAACTGCTATGCCTATGTATAGGAGGGCAAAGGTTGGGATAGCTTATCTACCCCAGGAACCTTCCATATTCAGAGGATTAACCGTAAGGGAGAATCTGCTTCTTGCTATGGAGGGAATGGGAGTCCCGTTGAATAAGAGGAAGAAACTCCTTTTTAGGATTCTCGAGGAATTTGGTTTAGAAGATATAGCGGATTATAAGGGGTTTTCGCTATCTGGTGGTGAGAGAAGGCGTGTGGAGATAGCCCGAGCCATGGTAGGAGCTCCTCTTTTTCTTCTTTTAGACGAGCCATTTTCGGGTATAGATCCGATAACGGTTTACGATATCCAACAGATGATAATATCTCTTAAAGAAAGGGGAATAGGAATATTACTTACAGATCACAATGTCAGGGAGACGCTATCGATAACTGACAGAGCTTATCTAATTCATCAGGGTAGAATAGTGATAGAGGGGGAGCCTGGTAGCATCGCGAAGAGCAAAATAGCTCGCAAGCTTTACTTAGGTGAGAAATTTGTATGGTAG
- a CDS encoding bifunctional phosphoglucose/phosphomannose isomerase, whose protein sequence is MVDLDKLDLGTVDPEGSIKAVLDFPRQFEEAMREAFDFDLPKVGHFDSILITGMGGSAVGGDILKVLLKEKSEVFVEVNRGYSIPVWVGKNTLLMGVSYSGNTEETLSSCEEALRRGVKAIFVSSGGKLGKMAEERGIPIFKVPSGLQPRAALGYLSAPLLVFMNRLGVANFDEEFKETISVLQGMSEEFSPEVPLSANGAKELASWLYGSVPLIYGDGGISGVAAYRWKTQINENSKQPAYYHFLPELDHNEIVGWMSRSFKDVFKVVALRHVRENRRVSLRFGITRKLILGSVGGWREIEGKGKGEMALLYSLIYFGDLVSLYLAYLNGVDPTPVDVITELKNEMAKHN, encoded by the coding sequence GTGGTAGATTTAGATAAGCTGGATCTTGGAACGGTTGATCCTGAGGGGAGTATCAAGGCAGTTTTGGATTTCCCGAGACAGTTTGAAGAGGCGATGAGGGAAGCTTTTGACTTTGATCTTCCCAAGGTTGGGCATTTTGATAGCATACTGATAACCGGTATGGGAGGATCTGCAGTCGGAGGAGATATACTCAAGGTGCTCCTTAAAGAAAAGAGCGAGGTTTTCGTTGAAGTTAATAGGGGATATAGCATTCCTGTGTGGGTAGGTAAAAATACACTTTTAATGGGTGTGAGCTATTCGGGAAACACTGAGGAGACGCTTTCTTCATGTGAGGAAGCGCTTAGAAGGGGTGTTAAAGCCATATTTGTAAGTAGCGGTGGCAAGCTTGGGAAAATGGCGGAGGAAAGAGGTATACCTATTTTTAAGGTTCCTTCGGGGTTACAACCGAGAGCTGCACTGGGCTATCTTTCCGCTCCGTTGCTTGTTTTTATGAACAGGTTGGGAGTTGCGAATTTTGATGAGGAGTTCAAAGAAACTATTTCCGTGCTTCAAGGCATGAGTGAAGAGTTCTCTCCAGAGGTTCCCCTTTCCGCTAATGGAGCTAAGGAGCTCGCTTCCTGGCTTTATGGAAGCGTTCCATTGATATATGGCGATGGCGGAATAAGCGGGGTTGCTGCTTATAGGTGGAAAACACAGATAAACGAAAACAGCAAGCAGCCTGCTTATTATCATTTCCTCCCTGAGCTTGATCATAACGAGATAGTAGGCTGGATGAGCCGTAGCTTTAAAGATGTCTTTAAGGTAGTTGCTTTGAGACATGTGAGGGAAAACAGGAGAGTGTCTTTAAGGTTTGGTATAACAAGAAAGCTGATTTTAGGAAGTGTTGGCGGATGGAGAGAGATCGAGGGAAAGGGCAAGGGAGAGATGGCCTTGCTCTATAGCTTGATATATTTTGGAGATCTTGTAAGCTTATACTTAGCTTATTTAAATGGTGTTGACCCAACACCTGTAGATGTTATAACTGAGTTAAAGAATGAAATGGCAAAACATAATTGA
- the metK gene encoding methionine adenosyltransferase produces MARKFLLTSESVTEGHPDKVADQISDAVLDAIMEKDPMGRVACEVLVTTGLVFVAGEITTECYVDIPRLVRETVKEIGYTRAKYGFDGDTCAVITAIDEQSPDIAQGVDRALEVREGQMTDEEIDRIGAGDQGIMIGYACTETEELMPLPITLAHKLAKRLAYVRKEKILPYLRPDGKTQVTIEYEDGKPVRITTIIVSAQHHPAIELDQLKGDLIEHVIKPVVPPELLVKDVKYLINPTGRFVLGGPMADTGLTGRKIMVDTYGGAVKHGGGCFSGKDPTKVDRSGAYMARYAAKNIVAAGLAGKCEVQVAYAIGVAHPVAISVDTFGTGKIADEKIEELVREFFDFRPAAIIRDLDLRRPIYKQVAAYGHFGREDLDVPWEKTDKAEEIRKAAERM; encoded by the coding sequence ATGGCAAGAAAGTTTCTTCTTACCTCGGAGTCAGTTACCGAGGGGCATCCGGATAAGGTTGCCGATCAGATATCAGATGCTGTTCTCGATGCGATTATGGAAAAAGACCCTATGGGCAGGGTTGCATGTGAGGTGTTAGTTACAACGGGATTGGTCTTTGTAGCTGGAGAAATAACGACGGAGTGCTACGTTGATATTCCTCGATTGGTTAGAGAGACAGTTAAGGAAATAGGATATACACGAGCTAAGTATGGTTTTGATGGGGACACTTGTGCAGTTATAACTGCTATCGACGAGCAGTCTCCCGATATAGCTCAGGGAGTTGATAGGGCTCTGGAGGTAAGGGAAGGACAGATGACTGATGAGGAGATAGATAGAATAGGAGCAGGAGATCAGGGAATAATGATAGGATACGCCTGCACGGAGACCGAAGAGCTGATGCCTCTTCCAATTACATTGGCTCATAAGCTTGCCAAGAGATTGGCTTACGTCAGAAAGGAAAAAATACTTCCTTATCTTAGACCGGATGGTAAAACACAGGTGACAATAGAGTATGAGGACGGAAAACCGGTTAGGATAACGACGATAATAGTTTCTGCTCAACATCATCCTGCTATAGAGTTAGATCAGTTAAAAGGGGACCTTATAGAGCACGTTATAAAGCCGGTTGTTCCTCCCGAGCTTCTTGTTAAGGATGTTAAGTATCTCATTAACCCAACGGGAAGGTTCGTTCTCGGTGGGCCTATGGCTGATACAGGTTTGACTGGCAGAAAGATAATGGTTGATACTTATGGTGGAGCGGTTAAACATGGTGGAGGATGCTTCTCTGGTAAAGATCCCACAAAGGTCGATAGATCCGGTGCTTATATGGCGAGATATGCTGCTAAAAATATAGTTGCCGCGGGGCTCGCCGGGAAGTGTGAAGTGCAAGTAGCTTATGCCATAGGCGTGGCGCATCCTGTTGCGATTTCCGTTGACACCTTTGGTACTGGCAAAATAGCTGATGAAAAGATAGAGGAGCTCGTCAGAGAGTTTTTCGATTTTCGTCCTGCTGCAATAATAAGAGATCTTGATCTTCGTCGACCGATATATAAGCAGGTAGCTGCATATGGTCATTTTGGAAGGGAGGATCTCGATGTTCCTTGGGAAAAAACGGATAAAGCGGAAGAGATAAGAAAAGCAGCGGAGAGGATGTAG
- a CDS encoding ComF family protein encodes MLRELLFPDRCVSCGSWGSALCRSCLSRIRGFGRYGNVYAFGFYNGPLKELIWAVKYGGYGKALDILVNAFRDSISSYLEGSIDVIISVPEDPSRRRTFNHVLYLSKLLSGLLSVPVSRKLCKIRSTPPQVKLSKKDREENLKEVFVFKGELLLGKRILLVDDVLTTGTTLRACEDVITRGGALTVKKLVIAVNR; translated from the coding sequence TTGCTTAGAGAGCTGCTATTTCCGGATAGGTGTGTTTCCTGTGGTTCATGGGGAAGCGCCCTTTGTAGAAGTTGCCTTTCTCGAATAAGAGGTTTTGGGCGGTATGGTAATGTTTATGCTTTTGGCTTTTATAATGGGCCATTGAAGGAGCTCATCTGGGCTGTTAAGTATGGAGGATATGGGAAGGCGTTAGACATACTGGTCAATGCGTTTAGAGATAGTATATCCTCTTATTTAGAGGGAAGCATCGATGTCATAATTTCTGTTCCAGAGGACCCTTCAAGGAGAAGGACCTTTAATCACGTTTTATATTTATCAAAATTGCTAAGCGGTCTTCTTTCGGTTCCGGTATCCCGTAAGCTATGCAAGATAAGATCCACTCCGCCGCAGGTTAAGCTTTCCAAGAAAGATAGGGAGGAGAATCTGAAGGAAGTTTTTGTTTTTAAGGGAGAGCTTCTTTTGGGAAAGAGAATACTTCTCGTTGATGATGTCCTTACGACGGGGACAACCTTAAGAGCCTGTGAAGACGTCATTACGAGAGGAGGGGCTCTAACTGTAAAAAAGCTCGTGATTGCCGTTAATCGCTAA
- a CDS encoding MerR family transcriptional regulator produces the protein MAELVNCIRCGRAFLWTGGRKICPKCLEEEEKAFEKVYNYLRDNPLATIKEISEATDVDEDLILDFIRQGRIQLKFTDVAGKLRCKRCGAPISSGEYCPKCLKELERSLSQLQSELEKEVEKKERARMYITEVMKKKKEKSD, from the coding sequence ATGGCAGAGCTTGTTAACTGTATCAGGTGCGGAAGGGCTTTTCTGTGGACGGGGGGGAGGAAGATCTGCCCGAAATGCCTTGAAGAGGAAGAGAAGGCATTTGAAAAGGTTTATAACTACTTGAGGGATAATCCACTAGCTACCATAAAGGAGATAAGCGAGGCTACCGATGTTGATGAAGATCTCATTCTTGACTTTATAAGGCAAGGCAGAATTCAGCTTAAGTTTACAGATGTGGCTGGTAAGTTAAGATGCAAGAGGTGCGGTGCTCCTATAAGCTCAGGAGAGTATTGTCCCAAGTGTCTTAAGGAACTCGAGCGCTCCCTAAGCCAGCTTCAATCAGAGTTGGAAAAAGAGGTGGAGAAGAAGGAACGCGCACGTATGTATATAACGGAGGTGATGAAAAAGAAAAAAGAGAAGAGCGATTGA
- the flgM gene encoding flagellar biosynthesis anti-sigma factor FlgM has product MEYGKRVGDIFKTYLEKVKPAKRKIKRTEGSIQSPEDKVEISSTALEVKIAKEAISSVSETRRARVNEIRRLIEEGKYDPPLKEVARKVLKEIYPFSGE; this is encoded by the coding sequence ATGGAGTATGGCAAGAGAGTAGGAGATATTTTTAAAACATATTTAGAGAAGGTAAAGCCTGCAAAGCGGAAGATAAAGAGGACAGAGGGTAGCATTCAGTCTCCGGAAGATAAAGTTGAGATATCGTCTACCGCTTTAGAGGTGAAAATAGCCAAGGAAGCTATAAGCTCCGTTTCTGAGACACGAAGAGCGAGAGTCAATGAGATAAGGAGACTCATCGAGGAGGGGAAATATGATCCGCCACTTAAGGAAGTGGCTCGCAAGGTTTTGAAAGAAATATATCCCTTCTCGGGTGAGTAA
- a CDS encoding flagellar protein FlgN, with translation MRGLISDIGLGRLSSILEEEISLYEKWCELSSRKKEAVINNDIDSLTRVITEERMLLVEAERLEAKRLKEISRIANELGVSENMKISDLKRYLSKEKFSVVEERASQLRNVLAKLRELNETNRYLVESTLKYISYMIDALMNSVSRATYGRKKAQASSFSFFEGEA, from the coding sequence ATGAGAGGCTTAATTAGCGATATAGGCTTAGGCAGGCTTTCTTCCATTTTGGAAGAAGAAATATCGCTATATGAGAAATGGTGTGAACTCTCCTCTCGTAAAAAAGAAGCGGTAATAAATAACGATATAGATTCCCTAACGCGCGTAATTACAGAGGAAAGAATGCTTCTTGTTGAAGCTGAGAGACTTGAGGCTAAGAGACTTAAGGAGATTTCCAGAATTGCTAACGAGCTTGGTGTAAGTGAAAACATGAAAATTAGCGATCTTAAAAGATACCTTTCAAAGGAGAAGTTTTCGGTTGTAGAGGAAAGGGCTTCTCAGTTAAGAAATGTGCTTGCTAAGTTGAGAGAACTTAATGAGACAAATCGTTATCTCGTTGAGTCGACCCTTAAGTATATCTCTTACATGATAGATGCTTTGATGAATTCGGTATCGCGAGCTACATATGGGAGGAAAAAAGCTCAAGCGTCATCTTTTTCCTTCTTTGAGGGGGAGGCTTAG
- the flgK gene encoding flagellar hook-associated protein FlgK, whose amino-acid sequence MGDPGGFFGIELGKRAVFAQKRGLEVTGHNVSNANTEGYSRQRVEFNTMYPYTDPAMNRPALPGQVGTGVKIEQIKRLRDRFLDLQYREEMQTWGRWDTRDIVLKRVEEFFNEPSDSSLRQYMDEFWKALEALHVHPEDPAIRESVREKALTMTRLIRHLSKELSSYRKDLNEEIKMKVDEINSYIDQIADLNRQIQMVRGVGDNPNDLEDRQDLLIEKLSKIIDISVDEDPNGGVILVLNGVDVVRGGIRHHLELIPNPANNGMYDVRWDFEPIDFSSNASVAVAYAAPVVGNTEYMVSVIQVANELPHMIGNERASFVSEDITFYTLGWLDRNERGDICLKVDDGPNVSIHISGEDSLKTVMNKINAAFYNGDLSSYPTVHEEWLAASIARNDSGHYYLVLRSNHLGVDYRISVVGEVASMAQRLGLWNGITTNDIWTPVDAVFRINGELYTSFVNRFRKAKNVLTGEYKEVVRGMLFELKGIGTTVMKPYFPMQNGELLGYLEARDDLLPGYLDWLDELSYTLIKEFNAQHRAGYGLNQDKNGKDFFEEIYKMEGASSSIYLSIDINDSPELISAAGDDNGKNAGPGDGSIAYKLASFKYRNVLRDKTINVNQFFEALVAKLGVDAQEAKRMSYNQELLVKQIDNRRQEVMGVSLDEEMTQLIKFQHAFAAAARFINAMDEAYGRIVNNLGLVGR is encoded by the coding sequence ATGGGTGATCCCGGCGGTTTTTTTGGAATAGAGCTTGGTAAGAGGGCTGTATTTGCTCAGAAAAGGGGGCTCGAGGTAACAGGTCATAACGTTTCAAACGCTAATACAGAGGGCTATTCGCGCCAGCGTGTGGAATTCAATACGATGTATCCTTATACGGATCCCGCGATGAACAGACCCGCTTTACCGGGTCAGGTGGGCACTGGCGTTAAGATTGAGCAGATAAAAAGGTTAAGGGATAGGTTTCTTGATCTTCAATATAGGGAAGAGATGCAAACCTGGGGTAGGTGGGATACGCGGGATATTGTTCTGAAAAGGGTCGAGGAGTTTTTCAATGAGCCCTCTGATTCTAGCCTTAGGCAGTATATGGATGAGTTTTGGAAAGCGCTCGAAGCGCTCCATGTTCATCCTGAGGACCCTGCCATAAGAGAAAGCGTGAGGGAAAAGGCGCTCACTATGACGCGTCTTATAAGGCACCTTTCTAAGGAGTTAAGTTCCTACAGAAAGGATTTAAACGAGGAGATTAAGATGAAGGTTGATGAAATAAACTCCTACATAGATCAAATAGCGGATTTAAACAGGCAAATTCAGATGGTTAGGGGAGTGGGAGATAATCCTAATGATCTTGAGGATAGACAGGATCTACTGATAGAAAAACTCTCAAAGATTATAGATATCAGCGTTGATGAGGATCCAAACGGTGGTGTAATACTCGTTTTAAATGGGGTCGATGTTGTTAGAGGAGGTATAAGGCATCATCTTGAGCTTATCCCCAATCCTGCTAATAATGGGATGTATGATGTAAGGTGGGATTTTGAGCCCATAGATTTCTCGTCAAATGCGAGCGTGGCGGTGGCCTATGCTGCTCCAGTGGTTGGAAATACGGAGTATATGGTTAGCGTGATTCAAGTAGCTAATGAGCTTCCTCATATGATAGGAAACGAAAGAGCTTCTTTTGTGAGTGAAGATATTACCTTTTACACCCTTGGCTGGCTTGATAGGAACGAGAGAGGAGATATATGTCTTAAGGTAGACGATGGACCCAACGTAAGTATTCATATAAGCGGAGAGGATTCTCTGAAAACGGTAATGAATAAAATCAACGCTGCCTTTTATAATGGGGACCTCTCTTCCTATCCTACGGTTCATGAGGAATGGCTTGCCGCATCCATAGCCAGGAATGACTCTGGGCATTACTATCTCGTCTTAAGGAGCAATCACCTGGGTGTGGATTATAGAATATCTGTCGTTGGGGAGGTGGCAAGCATGGCTCAGCGCCTCGGTCTATGGAATGGTATAACAACGAACGATATATGGACTCCAGTCGATGCGGTTTTCAGGATTAATGGTGAGCTTTATACGAGTTTCGTGAACAGGTTTAGAAAGGCAAAAAACGTTTTAACGGGGGAGTATAAAGAAGTAGTGCGCGGGATGCTATTTGAGCTTAAAGGAATTGGTACAACCGTTATGAAGCCGTATTTTCCCATGCAAAATGGGGAGCTTCTTGGCTATCTTGAGGCAAGGGATGATCTCCTACCGGGTTATCTTGACTGGCTGGATGAGCTTTCCTATACCTTGATTAAGGAGTTTAATGCCCAGCATAGAGCTGGTTATGGTTTAAATCAAGACAAAAATGGCAAGGATTTCTTCGAGGAGATCTATAAGATGGAGGGAGCTTCTTCCTCCATTTATTTATCCATAGATATAAATGACTCACCAGAGCTTATATCGGCTGCGGGAGATGATAATGGAAAGAACGCAGGTCCCGGTGATGGATCTATAGCTTATAAACTTGCCTCGTTTAAGTATAGAAACGTTTTGAGGGATAAAACGATAAACGTGAATCAATTTTTTGAAGCACTTGTTGCTAAGCTTGGCGTTGATGCTCAGGAAGCAAAGCGAATGAGTTATAATCAAGAGCTACTCGTTAAACAGATAGATAACAGACGCCAAGAGGTCATGGGCGTTTCATTAGACGAAGAGATGACCCAGCTTATCAAATTTCAGCATGCTTTTGCCGCTGCTGCTCGATTCATAAATGCCATGGATGAGGCTTATGGGAGGATAGTAAATAATTTGGGACTTGTAGGAAGGTGA